CTGAACAGCAGCTAGCTAAGGGAACGGTGCGTGCTTTGTCGTAATTACAATCATAGAACGTACTTAGGTACACAGCTGCTTATGATCAGCTTCTTTAGGTATATTTCCTTTATAAGCACACAATCTTCCCTGTCTTCCCTACTGACGGCGTATGATCGCGCAAGTGGGTGAAATTGAAGAGTCTTCtactcttattattattttaaagccATAAACTACTATCACAAAAGTAAGATCTATTAAAAGTCCATCATTATCTCTGTTACTGACAGCTTTTATTCGAGATCAAGTCTTTAATCCATCAAAGTGATTGCTTCATATGTTGTTTTTTAATTCcctaaaataataatgcaatttCAGATGTGGCACAAGAAGTGCTTCAACTGTGCAGAATGCCATCGACCGCTGGATTCCATGTTGGCATGTGATGGGCCCGACAAAGAAATTCACTGCCGCTCCTGCTACGCTAAGCTCTTCGGGCCCAAGGGATTCGGTTATGGCCACACCCCCACCCTCGTTTCCACCGACGCCGAGCCAACCGTCACTTAGTAAGTTATAAAGTTACAGTTCATTCCACTACTTGGCACAGACCCCTTGCAATAATCCAATCCAACTTTACTAATAACCATAATATGGAATCGAAATCTCATAAAAATACACATCCATAAATGTTAATAATCTCTTTGTAATTCTCAATTTGAGTATATGATTGTAAAAGATGCTTATCTATAACACAATCAGAAACCTCTGGCTTTATGTCTAAAATttagtagaattaagattatttaacccctttaaatttaaatatgtaaagtgtataattgttggtgcaataaagaatatttacttacttacttaaattttcTTTACAGCACAGAACAGCTCCCCTTCACCGGACAAAAGGCAGCTAAAGGCCAGGGTTGTCCACGATGTGGCTTCCCCGTGTATGCGGCAGAGCAGATGCACTCCAAGAATGGCACATGGCACAGACGGTGCTTCTCATGTGCAGATTGCCACAGATCTCTTGTAAGTACCAGTCTCTTTTAGTGTTTTAGTGAATGTTTTATTGTGAACATGGCGACTTGATCAAGATGTTCAAAATAATGCACGGATACTATGAATGTCCAGAACTAAGTGACCTGTTCACTCGAAATCCAAACAAGTGCACAAGACTAGTAACAACaaagcataaaataaatatcagcaAAAACTTTGATAAGTAAATGCCTGGAACAAATTACCCTCTGAAGTTGTGAACTCTTGTAGtgtgaatcaatttaaaaacaatcttgacaaACTATCTAAATAGTGAAATCATGCTaagtgaactctgatttagaTGTACCAGTATCAGCTGCCTGGCCAaagctaaataataataataatcataatattaccACATGATATCTATTACATTGAGACAGATATCAGagagaaaattaattttaatctgGATTAATAGCTGTCGAAGGACTAAACAAGGGAATATAAACACTACTGCTTAAATTTATTCTTTAGCTAACCCATAAGCAGGTGTATTTATGACTGCCTGCCAATTGTAGGCCTTGTTTACCATTCCTCTGCAAGATGTCAGCAGTTCCAAACAACATGTTTGCCCTAAAATTGTAGCATATTTATAAGGTCATAGGATTTGCTATAGAAAAACGTAATAGTATAAATCACTTACTTTATTAAAGCTTATATTTGGTTAGTTTTCAAATATGACTTGTCATCTTCATTGTCTCTAATGAGATGTCCCCGCAAGAATTCCTCCACTGTGTCCGTGTCCCACTTCTCTATGGCCACTGTCTCCTTCACAATTCCGTCCTTGTCGAACAACTTGATGATCGGGTCTAAACCGCGCACGTACTTGATTTGCAAGTTCGGGAACTTGGCAGGCTTGTCGCCTTTGCAGAATGCTTGAATTTGAGGGTATGCCGGGAACTTACACGTACAAACTTCTAGCACGGCACGCGCATACTTCTTTTCTTTCGGTGCTGACTCGTCAGCATGACAACACTCCTTACAATGCTCGATTAGAGGCTCCAAATTAAAATCCTTTAGCTGATCACAGGAAGAACACAGTAGATTGGTTTTTACAAAGCCAAGAGACGCACAGTCTTCCGTGG
Above is a genomic segment from Cydia pomonella isolate Wapato2018A chromosome 4, ilCydPomo1, whole genome shotgun sequence containing:
- the LOC133516890 gene encoding selenoprotein F — encoded protein: MFTLQFSSVVILMALFVIQESYAEFSTEDCASLGFVKTNLLCSSCDQLKDFNLEPLIEHCKECCHADESAPKEKKYARAVLEVCTCKFPAYPQIQAFCKGDKPAKFPNLQIKYVRGLDPIIKLFDKDGIVKETVAIEKWDTDTVEEFLRGHLIRDNEDDKSYLKTNQI